Proteins encoded within one genomic window of Polaribacter sp. NJDZ03:
- a CDS encoding HAD-IA family hydrolase, whose translation MIKNIIFDFGDIFINLDKKRFANELLDLGISQEAEVNLPILNEYEMGLISTEEFVVFFEAKFNVPKEKLVKAWNSILLDFPLNRLKFIQELAESKKYRLFLLSNTNDLHISWIQNNVGMEFYNSFKICFEQFYLTHEIHLRKPNTDIYEFVLNENNLIAEETLFIDDTKENTVSANTLGIHTWNLIPGKEEVTELFTKKENLF comes from the coding sequence ATGATTAAAAACATCATTTTCGATTTTGGCGATATTTTTATCAACCTAGATAAAAAACGTTTTGCAAATGAATTACTAGACTTAGGGATTTCGCAAGAAGCAGAAGTCAATTTGCCAATTTTGAACGAGTATGAAATGGGACTGATTTCTACAGAAGAGTTTGTTGTTTTTTTTGAAGCTAAGTTCAATGTTCCAAAAGAAAAATTAGTAAAAGCTTGGAATTCTATTCTGTTAGATTTTCCGTTAAACCGATTAAAGTTTATTCAGGAATTAGCAGAAAGTAAAAAGTATAGATTATTTTTATTAAGCAATACCAATGATTTACATATTTCTTGGATTCAAAATAATGTTGGAATGGAATTCTATAATTCCTTTAAAATTTGTTTCGAACAGTTTTATTTAACACACGAAATTCATTTAAGAAAACCAAATACTGATATTTATGAATTTGTGTTGAATGAGAATAATTTAATTGCAGAAGAAACACTTTTTATAGATGATACTAAAGAAAATACAGTTTCTGCAAATACTTTAGGCATTCATACTTGGAATTTAATTCCGGGTAAAGAAGAGGTAACAGAATTATTTACAAAAAAGGAAAATTTATTTTGA
- a CDS encoding EamA family transporter produces MIYLIFSILFSTSLFVIFKYFDIYKIDTLKAIVVNYLVAFAFGFGLSEITFSINEIPEKPWFFGAIVLGALFVAIFFVMANTAQQNGVSVASVAGKMSVVIPVVFGVLLYDESVTYLKIIGILIALVSVYLASVKEDKNSLKKAGLLFPILLFFGSGAIDTTLKYVEVNFVQKNEASLFSGSLFGFAAIFGLLILLIKTIQKKEPFEFKNIIAGIILGVPNYFTIVFLIKAMQTAGIESSTLFTINNVSVVVVSTLVGLLLFKEKFSLKNKIGVALAILGIVLVTIA; encoded by the coding sequence TTGATTTATTTAATTTTCAGCATTCTTTTTTCAACCTCACTATTTGTCATCTTTAAATATTTTGATATTTATAAAATTGATACTTTAAAAGCAATTGTTGTAAATTATTTGGTTGCTTTCGCTTTTGGTTTCGGTTTGTCTGAAATTACATTTTCTATTAATGAGATACCTGAAAAACCATGGTTTTTTGGAGCTATTGTTTTAGGAGCATTATTTGTTGCTATCTTTTTTGTAATGGCAAATACAGCACAGCAAAATGGAGTTTCAGTGGCTTCTGTTGCAGGTAAAATGTCTGTAGTTATTCCGGTAGTTTTTGGTGTTTTACTATATGATGAATCAGTAACATATTTAAAAATTATAGGAATTTTAATTGCGTTAGTTTCTGTGTATTTAGCTTCTGTAAAAGAGGATAAGAACAGCTTAAAAAAAGCAGGATTATTATTTCCTATATTACTCTTTTTTGGTTCTGGAGCTATAGATACAACTCTTAAATATGTAGAAGTTAATTTTGTTCAGAAAAATGAAGCATCTCTTTTTTCTGGTAGTTTATTTGGTTTTGCAGCAATATTTGGATTGCTAATTTTATTAATTAAAACGATTCAGAAAAAAGAACCCTTTGAATTTAAAAATATAATTGCAGGTATTATTTTAGGAGTTCCTAATTACTTTACCATTGTATTTTTAATTAAAGCAATGCAAACAGCAGGAATTGAAAGTTCTACTTTGTTTACCATAAATAATGTATCTGTTGTAGTAGTATCTACCTTGGTTGGATTATTGTTGTTTAAAGAAAAATTTAGTTTAAAAAATAAAATAGGAGTTGCATTGGCAATTTTAGGAATTGTATTGGTAACCATTGCTTAA
- a CDS encoding YigZ family protein has translation MLEDVYKTIEKPSEETLFKEKGSKFFGYAFPVLSEEDVKEHLEELRKKHHAARHFCYAYQLGIEDVKFRANDDGEPNNSAGLPIYGQIQSFEVTNVLIVSVRYFGGTKLGVGGLISAYKTSAQISLEAADILEKTINIFYKLTFEYDMMNAVQRVVKEKNIEITNQKLEMNCEYTISIRKKDAQAIYTIFDTLYKVDIKELE, from the coding sequence ATGTTAGAAGACGTTTATAAAACTATAGAAAAACCATCTGAAGAAACGCTTTTTAAAGAAAAAGGGTCTAAGTTTTTTGGGTATGCTTTCCCTGTTTTATCAGAAGAAGATGTAAAAGAACATTTGGAAGAGTTAAGAAAGAAACATCATGCTGCACGTCATTTTTGTTATGCCTATCAATTAGGTATTGAAGATGTAAAATTTAGAGCAAATGATGATGGAGAACCTAATAATTCTGCAGGTTTACCTATTTATGGTCAAATACAATCATTTGAAGTAACGAATGTTTTAATTGTTTCTGTCCGTTATTTTGGAGGTACAAAATTAGGTGTTGGAGGTTTAATTTCTGCGTACAAAACGTCTGCTCAAATTAGTTTAGAAGCTGCTGATATTTTAGAAAAAACCATCAATATTTTTTATAAGTTAACTTTTGAGTACGATATGATGAATGCTGTACAAAGAGTTGTCAAAGAGAAAAATATTGAGATTACCAATCAAAAATTAGAAATGAATTGCGAGTACACCATTTCTATCAGAAAAAAAGATGCACAAGCAATTTATACTATTTTTGATACTTTATATAAAGTTGATATTAAAGAATTAGAGTAA